ATCCAGAGTCCGGGtggcatatacctataatcccaggtgCTCCTAAGGAAACGCAAGatgatcttgagtttgaggcctggcCTAAGTGAACAAGAGTAGTGGATTCAACTTGGTGAAACCCGCCCGCGAAGGGCTGGGGGAGTGGCTAAATGGTAGATGCTTACCCAGAATCCACTAGCAAGGGGGTAGGATAGGGACAGCTGTTGCCTAGAAGCACCAGTGAGAGATTGTATCGTGGTTCAGCCGTAGAGGGCGCTGTAAGAGACAGTGTCGTCATCACATCCTTAAGAATAGATACTATGATGCTCTTAGATGATACCATTCTAAGAGCAGGACACTTGGGCTCCACGGTGAGCTCACTTGTCACAGAACCAGTCAGTGGCAGAGCAAAGGTCTGAGGCCAGACCTCCGGGCTGCAGAGCATTTGCTCTGCATAAAAGGGTATCTTTCTTTGGTTGGGGAACTCCCCTGCACTGAGACCTCACCAATCTCCCTCAGTCCCACGTGGACAGCGATTCCTCCTCCAGTCACAGCCGCCAGGAGACTCCTCCCACAGCTGTCGCTCCCATTGCCACAGTGGAGTCAGCAACTGCTTTCCCACCGGCCACGCCCCCACAAAGGCGCCGCTCCTCTGCTCAGGTACGACCTCCTCCTCGGCCCTCGCGCCTCTCAGCAGGAAACGTGGATACAATTGGGCAGCTCCCTAAGCTGTCTGCTGCTGAAGGGACAGGGATCCCTGGGAAATGGCCAGCCTGATTGAGCCATTGGTGGTAGTGGATTAGAAAGGCCTGGGTCTGGGTCTGAGGTTTGTAGTTGAGcaatagagtgcttgcctagccagAGGGAAGGTGCTCGAGGCCGGCGCTGAGTCAGGAACAAAGACCCCTGGGCTCCTGAGAGCTGGTAGGAACTCCCAAGTGTGTCTACCTCCCTGGGAGATTTGAGGGCTGTCTAGTTTATGCAGGGACTTGGGGGATGGCATGGACAGGTTTTCTAGAATGTTAGAAGATGCTGGTACTCTGGAAGGACTTCTTAAAAGACTGTTGAGTGTGACCGAACTAGGAAATCTTAAGGTGTGTGtttgctgcctgcctggctcTGTCTCGGAACCCCGAGCCCAAGAGAGTTCAGGGGAACCCAGTGCCTTCTGACTGatgctttctgtttgctttctggAATTTTGGATCTTCCCAACCTGGGTAGCTTATGGGTATTGAGTAAGTTGCAGATGTCCCTAACCTGACCTCCTTGTCCCTTGGCTCTGCAGAGCTACCCTCCGCTTCTACCGTTCACTGGGATTCCTGAACCTTCAGAGTCTCTAGCTGGGGCAGGGAGCCAGGGCTGGGGCAGCCGCGGCTATGAGGACTACCGGCGATCTGGACCACCGCCTCCACCCCTTGCCCTGTCTACCTGCTCTGTGCGCTTTGCCAAGACTGGTGCATTGAGGGGTGCAGCCCTGGGTCCTCCAGTATCACTCCCTGCCCCTCTCACAGAGGCTGCACCTCCAGCACCCCCTGCTCGTCCACCCCCTGGCCCAGGCCCCACCCCTGCTCCAGCCAAAGCCTCCCCAGAGGCTGAGGAGGCTGCGCGCTGTGTGCACTGCCGAGCACTCTTCCGCCGCCGGGCAGATGGGCGTGGTGGTCGCTGCGCAGAGGCCCCCGACCCAGGTCGCCTGCTAGTGCGCAGGCTCAGCTGCCTGTGGTGTGCGGAGAGCTTGCTGTATCACTGCCTGTCGGACGCCGAGGGTGACTTCTCCGACCCCTGTGCTTGTGAGCCAGGCCACCCACGCCCTGCTGCGCGTTGGGCCGCTCTGGCTGCTCTGTCCCTGGCAGTGCCCTGCCTCTGTTGCTATGCGCCCCTGCGCGCCTGTCACTGGGTTGCAGCACGTTGTGGCTGTGCGGGCTGTGGGGGCCGCCACGAGGAGGCTGCGCGATGAGGATTGTTGGGCTGGTTTGGAAATCGGTCTGAAGACCCAAAAATTGAAGGTTCCAGGACCCTGAACAGCATATGAACCTAAAACCCAAACTTAGGTATATCTGGAACTTGAATGGATTTGAGAGATCCCAGATCTGGTACCTGGACCCCAAACCGAGGACTGAGATCCCCAGACCCAGCTTCATCAGGGTGTCTGTCTACCAGAAGTCCTGAATTCTggattctccctcccttttccccacTGAGGAGACTTAGGACATTTTCAAACATTGCATCTCAAGGGGCCTAGGAGCTCACATCCCTGAGACCCAGGGATCTTGGACCCTAACTGTCAAAATGCCCAACCCAGACTTCAGGTCATACTTGACATTGTAAACACTCATATTACAGCCCCCAAATTAGTCAAGAATTGCTAAAACTTGACTATATCAAATGACTTAGACCTTGAGACCAGAGGTCCCAGAATCGCCAGAAAATGGTCCCTGAATTTTTGCCTGAGGCCTGGTATCTGCACATTTACCCACTCTTACATACCCAGGACCTGCTGAAGACACAAAACCCTCCTGGGTAAGAGACACTAGGATGGTTTGGAATCACCAGATACTGGCCTGAAGTCTCCCCACTCCTGAGAGTCCACAGACGTTGCCGTCAGTTCATGTGCAAGTGACCCGCTAATTCCCTAGCACCCCAGGTTTAAAAACTCCTTAGATATCCTCAAACATGAGATATTTTCTGACCAAAATGACTTGGGAGGCCCTTTTCAGGGCGCAGCAAGGTCCAGATATCACACCAAGATAGATGCTCGGGGAACCAGGGAGCAAACACCTACCCCTCAAGCCAACCGTGAGAATTGGAATCTCATGGGTGGGCTCTGAGATGCCTGGTACCCTTAAATGTATGGTCGAAGGCCACCGGCACTTTGGGCCCGACACACTGGCTTGTAGAAATTAGCTAACCTCCCAGTTTCCCTTAGGCCTGAGTTTTAAGACCCTCCCCCCAAATATTCTGGTAACATTGGCTTCCTTCTGTCTACAATTCCCATTCACCAGGTTGGGTGGGAGCCTGGAACTTAGAAGATGTGGTGGCCATGGTAACCCAGGTCCTTCATTCCTTGACTCTCAGCCCTAGAGCAAACCCAAAGTTCTTTAAGAGCACTGGATCTAAGGCCACACGATGTCATTGGGCCCAAGGTGTAAGAGTCAAGCCTCCACAATCTTGGGATTGGTTTTGACTTGACAACTTCATTCCCTTCAGACCAGAGACATTCAGCAACAAGATGCCCCAGGATTTCAGCACCTTTAGGCTCCAGATGTTCTTGAATTCTAAGTACTTCTAGACTAATGAAGCCCCCATTTCCTCACTACCTGATTCCCCTCCACTACTCCCACCCCTGTGACCTGCCATCCAGAGGCCCATAAAACTGGAATGTCCCAGCAATGCCCAGACTCCTACTCCCACCCCTTTTATCCTAGGGCAGGGCACTTATGCCAGTGTAAATCCAGATTCCTGGAATGTGGGCTCACCCATcagttcccctttcccctctctgggGCCCGGCTTTGTCAAGGAAGATTGCACACAAGCTGTTAGCTCAGCAAAGGCAGGCCGTTGCAGGGGCCAAGCAGAGACAGCAGAAGAAGGCCTACCCTCTGCACACCTGGACTTCTGCAGCCAGCAATTGCTTCACAgaagccacccctcccccatccctaaCCTTGCAGATTTCCCACACTATAACCCCTAGAACATTCGGCTCCCTCTCCTGTGAAACCTCTTCCATCTCAGTTGGGAGTTGCTCTGGAAGGCTCAGTATTGTTTTGTAGCACTTCCCCCATGGAGAAGAGAGGTACCACAGCTTCTTTTCCCTAAATAGAGACACTAGGATCAGGTGTCCTGGATAGGAGACCCAAGACAGTCTTGATGGTTTGTAGGCTTAGGACTTACATCTGGCCCTAAGGACCTGGGAATGAGCCCTTGAATCATTCATTACCCAGACTTGGGTGGCCTTGTGGGAATTCAAGGGATGAGTATTTGTGTCACTTTAAATTATTAACTATTTATTGTATCCGGAACCTGTGATTCAGCTCCCCCAAGCAGACCCTGGGATGGGTGAGAGAAAAATGGGGGAGAGGTGGGTGTCCCATCCCCATTCTGCCCTGCTCTCATCAATGTCAGACCCACCAGAGCTGAGGGAAGAGGAACTGGGGGCTGGGGCAGCCTGGGTCCCCGTCCTCTCCTTGTGCCTCGGTCTCCCCCCTTCCATGGCAAGCGGGAGGAAGCTCCATTCTTAACCTACCTCGttttgggaaggggtggggaggggggccaGAGTGCTGTATGGTGCTGTGAGATCTTCGGATTAAGCAGTGGGGACTTGGGGAAGGTTCCCTAGTCccccctttcccaggtcccccaGCCCTGTTCCTTGTCGACACCCACCTCTGATCCATGATTACCTTTCATTGCCCCCATATCTGGGGTGCATGGAGGACTGAACCCTGGGAGCCAGGAAGACCTCAGATCCTGGAGCTCCCGAGCCCAATTTTCCAGCTGCTTTCCCCTCAGATTGGATgcttgcctccccccccccccagatttgGGGGGAGGTACTCCAACTTATCTTCCTGATCTTGATTCCAAGCCAGTCTGTGACCTTGTTAGCTTCAGTGCAGgctgaagagggagggagggaaggcgggCGCCAAAGACCCAGCCTTgtcattgggggaggggagacttgAGATCTGCTCCAAGAAATGTCTGTGACCTTGTCTCAGCCTGGTGTTTATTCGTGTTGGCGCGCCCTGTCTGCTTGTTTACCCCAGGGCTTGTCTCTGTTCCTCTTCCCTATACATTCTCCAGCCTAGTCCAGTTAAGTACATTTACTAAACCCCTAATGTGTCAAGTCCCATCGTGACCGGCGGAACACTGAACACAGGGAACAACTGAAAGGGAGGGAGGTTCTGTGGGTATGTGCAGGGGTCAACTAGCACCAGCCATTAAGGTAGGAATTGGGCTGGTAAGTTGGGAATGGATTCAAGCAAGGTGGATCCTGGGAGAGGAGGGTGGAGGGGCTTTGCGTGACATCGAGTACACTTTGTCACCCTGGTGAGTGAGATGGGACCACAGGAAGGCTCCCaagtattgatttgcattttcaaagACTATAGTTGCATGAAGACTCCAGGGATTGCCCCTGTGGTGGTACAGGCAGTGTCTGAGACAGATCAGGGAGGTTAATGGCTGTTTGGAAAGACTCCACATATTGAAAAATCACTTTGTGTCTGCttgcccataggtgtgtgtgtgtgtgtgtgtgtgtgtgtgtgcgcgcgcgcgccatCGGGCTTTCTGGTATTAGGTCCCTTAGAACTGAGCCATGTGTCTGCTGGGAACCCAACCCCGATCCTCCATAAGTACTCTCTTGCttagctctctctccagccagaGCTCATAGGCTTACACATGCAGtctaaaagaaagcagagacCAAAGCTCAGTGGTGGCACGCACGCTTAGCACGGGCAGGAACTTGAGGTAAGGCCCAACATCAAAGAAGGAGTAGAGGTTATTAGCccaagttttc
This portion of the Apodemus sylvaticus chromosome 1, mApoSyl1.1, whole genome shotgun sequence genome encodes:
- the Spred3 gene encoding sprouty-related, EVH1 domain-containing protein 3 isoform X1, coding for MVRVRAVVMARDDSSGGWLPVGGGGLSQVSVCRVRGARPEGGARQGHYVIHGERLRDQKTTLECTLRPGLVYNKVNPIFHHWSLGDCKFGLTFQSPAEADEFQKSLLAALAALSRGSLTPSSSSSSSSPSQDTAETPCPLTSHVDSDSSSSHSRQETPPTAVAPIATVESATAFPPATPPQRRRSSAQSYPPLLPFTGIPEPSESLAGAGSQGWGSRGYEDYRRSGPPPPPLALSTCSVRFAKTGALRGAALGPPVSLPAPLTEAAPPAPPARPPPGPGPTPAPAKASPEAEEAARCVHCRALFRRRADGRGGRCAEAPDPGRLLVRRLSCLWCAESLLYHCLSDAEGDFSDPCACEPGHPRPAARWAALAALSLAVPCLCCYAPLRACHWVAARCGCAGCGGRHEEAAR
- the Spred3 gene encoding sprouty-related, EVH1 domain-containing protein 3 isoform X2, which produces MYARLASTPPPNRPLPHTRLPGSPSLSPRPGSRCPSPAPPEPVRERERTGGGGGGGRVAAARSPAGASQTTLECTLRPGLVYNKVNPIFHHWSLGDCKFGLTFQSPAEADEFQKSLLAALAALSRGSLTPSSSSSSSSPSQDTAETPCPLTSHVDSDSSSSHSRQETPPTAVAPIATVESATAFPPATPPQRRRSSAQSYPPLLPFTGIPEPSESLAGAGSQGWGSRGYEDYRRSGPPPPPLALSTCSVRFAKTGALRGAALGPPVSLPAPLTEAAPPAPPARPPPGPGPTPAPAKASPEAEEAARCVHCRALFRRRADGRGGRCAEAPDPGRLLVRRLSCLWCAESLLYHCLSDAEGDFSDPCACEPGHPRPAARWAALAALSLAVPCLCCYAPLRACHWVAARCGCAGCGGRHEEAAR